The Punica granatum isolate Tunisia-2019 chromosome 4, ASM765513v2, whole genome shotgun sequence genome has a window encoding:
- the LOC116203907 gene encoding RNA polymerase II C-terminal domain phosphatase-like 1 isoform X1, whose protein sequence is MLKSVVYYGEELLGEVEVYLQQQQQQRQEGGGEDGEDYYNNNNYHDDGNYKNNTYNNGRGKMIEDVVKERIKIGHFSQPSERCPPLAVLHTITSTGVCFKMESKSMENSPLSLLHSSCIRDNKTAIMPLGKEELHLVAMFSRNNDRQYPCFWGFSVQAGLYSSCLVMLNLRCLGIVFDLDETLIVANTMRSFEDRIEALQRKISADSDPQRISGMLAEVKRYQDDKSILKQYVENDQVVDNGKVIKIQSEVVPALSDNHQTVVRPLIRMQEKNIILTRINPQIRDTSVLVRLRPAWEDLRSYLTARGRKRFEVYVCTMAERDYALEMWRLLDPESNLINPRELLDRIVCVKSGLKKSLFDVFQDGTCHPKMALVIDDRLKVWDDKDQPRVHVVPAFAPYYAPQAEANNTVPVLCVARNVACNVRGGFFKEFDDGLLQRIPEVAYEDDVKDILSPPDVSNYLVSEEDVPGSNGNKDPLAFDGMADAEVERRLKVDPIAASSVIPSAVNNIDPRLIASLQNAVASSSSPISLPTSLSAVSPLPNVQFPQAASLLKQFGHATPSEQSMQSSPAREEGEVPESELDPDTRRRLLILQHGQDVRETPPAEPFPTRPPVQVSVPRIPSRGNWFSVEEEMSPRQFSRAGPKDYALDSEMHVEKHRPHPPPPFPKIESPALPERIFHENQRQPKEALGRDERMRFGQKSSPYHSISGIVADQSQGEDIPLSQTSSGGRDFDSESGRVNPCGETPAIVLQDIAMKCGAKVEFRASLVSSMDLQFSFEAWFEGEKIGEGIGRTRREAKRQAAEGSLRHLADMYMARTKSDSASRQGDVNRRSPPNENGFFGNLNSFVNHQLPREEPTSYSPAMETSRIVNSRMEGSKSASGSVSALRELCMMEGLSLDFQLQPHLSANPVQEDEVHVQVEVDGQIMGRGVGFTWEEAKMQAAERALTALRSTIGQFSQKRQGSPRPYQGVPTKRLKPEYPRALQRMPSSARYPRNTPPVP, encoded by the exons ATGCTTAAATCTGTGGTGTACTACGGGGAGGAATTGCTGGGGGAAGTTGAGGTATATCTTCAACAACAGCAGCAACAGAGgcaagaaggaggaggagaagatggAGAAGATTACTATAACAACAACAACTACCACGACGACGGCAACTACAAGAACAACACCTACAACAACGGCAGAGGTAAAATGATTGAGGATGTGGTGAAGGAAAGAATCAAAATTGGGCACTTCTCTCAGCCCAGTGAGAGGTGCCCTCCACTGGCAGTGCTTCACACGATAACATCCACTGGGGTTTGCTTCAAAATGGAGTCCAAATCGATGGAGAACTCGCCGCTCTCTCTTTTGCACTCCTCCTGTATCAGAGACAACAAG aCTGCCATTATGCCTTTAGGAAAAGAGGAACTGCACTTGGTTGCAATGTTCTCACGCAATAATGACAGACAGTATCCATGCTTCTGGGGTTTTAGCGTCCAAGCAGGACTCTACAGCTCTTGTCTCGTCATGCTGAACCTCAGGTGCCTTGGAATTGTTTTTGATCTTGATGAAACACTGATAGTTGCAAATACAATGCGTTCTTTTGAGGACAGAATTGAGGCATTGCAGCGAAAAATAAGTGCCGATTCAGATCCACAGCGTATTTCTGGCATGCTCGCTGAGGTGAAAAGGTATCAAGATGATAAGAGTATCCTTAAGCAATATGTGGAAAATGATCAGGTTGTTGATAATGGGAAGGTGATTAAAATTCAATCTGAGGTTGTGCCAGCCTTGTCGGATAACCACCAGACAGTTGTTCGCCCACTCAtacgcatgcaagaaaaaaatattattctaaCCCGCATAAATCCACAG ATCCGGGATACAAGTGTTCTGGTGAGGTTGAGGCCTGCTTGGGAGGATTTACGGAGTTATTTGACTGCTAGAGGGCGCAAACGTTTTGAGGTTTATGTTTGCACAATGGCTGAAAGGGATTATGCTTTGGAAATGTGGAGGCTTCTTGATCCTGAATCTAATCTTATAAATCCAAGAGAATTGTTGGACCGCATTGTGTGTGTCAAGTCAG GCTTGAAGAAATCTTTGTTTGATGTATTTCAAGATGGGACATGTCACCCTAAGATGGCTCTAGTCATTGATGATCGCTTGAAGGTTTGGGATGATAAAGATCAACCACGGGTGCATGTAGTGCCTGCATTTGCTCCATACTACGCTCCACAGGCTGAG GCAAATAACACTGTCCCCGTGTTGTGTGTTGCAAGAAATGTTGCTTGTAATGTGAGGGGTGGCTTTTTCAA GGAATTTGATGACGGTCTTCTGCAAAGAATTCCTGAAGTTGCATATGAAGATGATGTCAAGGACATTCTTTCTCCTCCAGATGTGAGCAATTACCTAGTTTCAGAG GAGGATGTTCCTGGTTCAAATGGAAACAAAGATCCACTAGCTTTTGATGGTATGGCAGATGCAGAGGTTGAAAGAAGGCTGAAGGTG GATCCAATTGCAGCTTCTTCAGTCATCCCTTCAGCAGTTAACAACATAGATCCAAGGCTTATTGCATCTCTTCAAAATGCAGTTGCATCTTCTTCAAGCCCAATTTCTCTTCCCACGTCTCTATCAGCTGTTTCACCACTCCCTAATGTACAGTTTCCACAAGCAGCATCATTACTTAAGCAATTTGGTCATGCTACCCCTTCAGAGCAGAGCATGCAGAGTTCTCCTGCTAGAGAAGAGGGTGAAGTACCAGAGTCAGAGTTAGACCCCGATACAAGAAGGCGCCTACTCATATTACAACATGGGCAAGATGTAAGAGAAACGCCACCAGCTGAACCTTTTCCTACAAGACCTCCGGTTCAAGTTTCGGTTCCAAGGATTCCGTCAAGGGGAAACTGGTTTTCTGTGGAGGAAGAGATGAGTCCAAGGCAATTCAGTAGAGCAGGACCAAAAGATTATGCTTTAGATTCAGAAATGCATGTTGAGAAGCACCGGCCTCATCCTCCACCCCCTTTTCCCAAGATTGAGAGCCCTGCTCTACCTGAAAGAATTTTTCATGAGAACCAAAGACAGCCTAAAGAG GCACTTGGTAGAGATGAACGGATGAGGTTCGGACAAAAATCTTCTCCTTATCATTCTATATCAG GTATCGTTGCTGATCAATCTCAAGGTGAGGATATTCCACTTAGTCAGACATCTTCAGGCGGCAGAGATTTTGACTCTGAATCTGGGCGAGTCAATCCATGTGGAGAAACTCCTGCTATTGTTTTGCAGGATATTGCAATGAAGTGTGGAGCCAAG GTCGAGTTTAGGGCAAGTTTGGTTTCAAGCATGGATCTGCAGTTCTCCTTTGAG GCTTGGTTTGAAGGAGAAAAAATTGGTGAAGGCATTGGTAGGACTAGAAGGGAAGCTAAGCGTCAAGCCGCAGAGGGTTCTCTTAGGCATTTGGCTG ACATGTACATGGCCCGTACGAAATCTGATTCTGCAAGCAGACAAGGAGATGTGAATAGGAGATCTCCTCCCAATGAAAATGGATTCTTTGgaaatttaaattcttttgTGAATCATCAGTTGCCCAGGGAAGAGCCTACGTCATATTCACCCGCAATGGAGACATCAAGAATTGTAAATTCCAGGATGGAAGGTTCTAAGAGTGCAAGCGGATCTGTTTCTGCTCTTAGAGAATTG TGCATGATGGAAGGTCTCAGTTTGGATTTTCAACTTCAGCCCCATCTTTCAGCCAATCCTGTGCAGGAGGACGAAGTTCATGTACAG
- the LOC116203907 gene encoding RNA polymerase II C-terminal domain phosphatase-like 1 isoform X3, whose amino-acid sequence MLKSVVYYGEELLGEVEVYLQQQQQQRQEGGGEDGEDYYNNNNYHDDGNYKNNTYNNGRGKMIEDVVKERIKIGHFSQPSERCPPLAVLHTITSTGVCFKMESKSMENSPLSLLHSSCIRDNKTAIMPLGKEELHLVAMFSRNNDRQYPCFWGFSVQAGLYSSCLVMLNLRCLGIVFDLDETLIVANTMRSFEDRIEALQRKISADSDPQRISGMLAEVKRYQDDKSILKQYVENDQVVDNGKVIKIQSEVVPALSDNHQTVVRPLIRMQEKNIILTRINPQIRDTSVLVRLRPAWEDLRSYLTARGRKRFEVYVCTMAERDYALEMWRLLDPESNLINPRELLDRIVCVKSGLKKSLFDVFQDGTCHPKMALVIDDRLKVWDDKDQPRVHVVPAFAPYYAPQAEANNTVPVLCVARNVACNVRGGFFKEFDDGLLQRIPEVAYEDDVKDILSPPDVSNYLVSEEDVPGSNGNKDPLAFDGMADAEVERRLKVDPIAASSVIPSAVNNIDPRLIASLQNAVASSSSPISLPTSLSAVSPLPNVQFPQAASLLKQFGHATPSEQSMQSSPAREEGEVPESELDPDTRRRLLILQHGQDVRETPPAEPFPTRPPVQVSVPRIPSRGNWFSVEEEMSPRQFSRAGPKDYALDSEMHVEKHRPHPPPPFPKIESPALPERIFHENQRQPKEALGRDERMRFGQKSSPYHSISGEDIPLSQTSSGGRDFDSESGRVNPCGETPAIVLQDIAMKCGAKVEFRASLVSSMDLQFSFEAWFEGEKIGEGIGRTRREAKRQAAEGSLRHLADMYMARTKSDSASRQGDVNRRSPPNENGFFGNLNSFVNHQLPREEPTSYSPAMETSRIVNSRMEGSKSASGSVSALRELCMMEGLSLDFQLQPHLSANPVQEDEVHVQVEVDGQIMGRGVGFTWEEAKMQAAERALTALRSTIGQFSQKRQGSPRPYQGVPTKRLKPEYPRALQRMPSSARYPRNTPPVP is encoded by the exons ATGCTTAAATCTGTGGTGTACTACGGGGAGGAATTGCTGGGGGAAGTTGAGGTATATCTTCAACAACAGCAGCAACAGAGgcaagaaggaggaggagaagatggAGAAGATTACTATAACAACAACAACTACCACGACGACGGCAACTACAAGAACAACACCTACAACAACGGCAGAGGTAAAATGATTGAGGATGTGGTGAAGGAAAGAATCAAAATTGGGCACTTCTCTCAGCCCAGTGAGAGGTGCCCTCCACTGGCAGTGCTTCACACGATAACATCCACTGGGGTTTGCTTCAAAATGGAGTCCAAATCGATGGAGAACTCGCCGCTCTCTCTTTTGCACTCCTCCTGTATCAGAGACAACAAG aCTGCCATTATGCCTTTAGGAAAAGAGGAACTGCACTTGGTTGCAATGTTCTCACGCAATAATGACAGACAGTATCCATGCTTCTGGGGTTTTAGCGTCCAAGCAGGACTCTACAGCTCTTGTCTCGTCATGCTGAACCTCAGGTGCCTTGGAATTGTTTTTGATCTTGATGAAACACTGATAGTTGCAAATACAATGCGTTCTTTTGAGGACAGAATTGAGGCATTGCAGCGAAAAATAAGTGCCGATTCAGATCCACAGCGTATTTCTGGCATGCTCGCTGAGGTGAAAAGGTATCAAGATGATAAGAGTATCCTTAAGCAATATGTGGAAAATGATCAGGTTGTTGATAATGGGAAGGTGATTAAAATTCAATCTGAGGTTGTGCCAGCCTTGTCGGATAACCACCAGACAGTTGTTCGCCCACTCAtacgcatgcaagaaaaaaatattattctaaCCCGCATAAATCCACAG ATCCGGGATACAAGTGTTCTGGTGAGGTTGAGGCCTGCTTGGGAGGATTTACGGAGTTATTTGACTGCTAGAGGGCGCAAACGTTTTGAGGTTTATGTTTGCACAATGGCTGAAAGGGATTATGCTTTGGAAATGTGGAGGCTTCTTGATCCTGAATCTAATCTTATAAATCCAAGAGAATTGTTGGACCGCATTGTGTGTGTCAAGTCAG GCTTGAAGAAATCTTTGTTTGATGTATTTCAAGATGGGACATGTCACCCTAAGATGGCTCTAGTCATTGATGATCGCTTGAAGGTTTGGGATGATAAAGATCAACCACGGGTGCATGTAGTGCCTGCATTTGCTCCATACTACGCTCCACAGGCTGAG GCAAATAACACTGTCCCCGTGTTGTGTGTTGCAAGAAATGTTGCTTGTAATGTGAGGGGTGGCTTTTTCAA GGAATTTGATGACGGTCTTCTGCAAAGAATTCCTGAAGTTGCATATGAAGATGATGTCAAGGACATTCTTTCTCCTCCAGATGTGAGCAATTACCTAGTTTCAGAG GAGGATGTTCCTGGTTCAAATGGAAACAAAGATCCACTAGCTTTTGATGGTATGGCAGATGCAGAGGTTGAAAGAAGGCTGAAGGTG GATCCAATTGCAGCTTCTTCAGTCATCCCTTCAGCAGTTAACAACATAGATCCAAGGCTTATTGCATCTCTTCAAAATGCAGTTGCATCTTCTTCAAGCCCAATTTCTCTTCCCACGTCTCTATCAGCTGTTTCACCACTCCCTAATGTACAGTTTCCACAAGCAGCATCATTACTTAAGCAATTTGGTCATGCTACCCCTTCAGAGCAGAGCATGCAGAGTTCTCCTGCTAGAGAAGAGGGTGAAGTACCAGAGTCAGAGTTAGACCCCGATACAAGAAGGCGCCTACTCATATTACAACATGGGCAAGATGTAAGAGAAACGCCACCAGCTGAACCTTTTCCTACAAGACCTCCGGTTCAAGTTTCGGTTCCAAGGATTCCGTCAAGGGGAAACTGGTTTTCTGTGGAGGAAGAGATGAGTCCAAGGCAATTCAGTAGAGCAGGACCAAAAGATTATGCTTTAGATTCAGAAATGCATGTTGAGAAGCACCGGCCTCATCCTCCACCCCCTTTTCCCAAGATTGAGAGCCCTGCTCTACCTGAAAGAATTTTTCATGAGAACCAAAGACAGCCTAAAGAG GCACTTGGTAGAGATGAACGGATGAGGTTCGGACAAAAATCTTCTCCTTATCATTCTATATCAG GTGAGGATATTCCACTTAGTCAGACATCTTCAGGCGGCAGAGATTTTGACTCTGAATCTGGGCGAGTCAATCCATGTGGAGAAACTCCTGCTATTGTTTTGCAGGATATTGCAATGAAGTGTGGAGCCAAG GTCGAGTTTAGGGCAAGTTTGGTTTCAAGCATGGATCTGCAGTTCTCCTTTGAG GCTTGGTTTGAAGGAGAAAAAATTGGTGAAGGCATTGGTAGGACTAGAAGGGAAGCTAAGCGTCAAGCCGCAGAGGGTTCTCTTAGGCATTTGGCTG ACATGTACATGGCCCGTACGAAATCTGATTCTGCAAGCAGACAAGGAGATGTGAATAGGAGATCTCCTCCCAATGAAAATGGATTCTTTGgaaatttaaattcttttgTGAATCATCAGTTGCCCAGGGAAGAGCCTACGTCATATTCACCCGCAATGGAGACATCAAGAATTGTAAATTCCAGGATGGAAGGTTCTAAGAGTGCAAGCGGATCTGTTTCTGCTCTTAGAGAATTG TGCATGATGGAAGGTCTCAGTTTGGATTTTCAACTTCAGCCCCATCTTTCAGCCAATCCTGTGCAGGAGGACGAAGTTCATGTACAG
- the LOC116203907 gene encoding RNA polymerase II C-terminal domain phosphatase-like 1 isoform X2, with protein sequence MLKSVVYYGEELLGEVEVYLQQQQQQRQEGGGEDGEDYYNNNNYHDDGNYKNNTYNNGRGKMIEDVVKERIKIGHFSQPSERCPPLAVLHTITSTGVCFKMESKSMENSPLSLLHSSCIRDNKTAIMPLGKEELHLVAMFSRNNDRQYPCFWGFSVQAGLYSSCLVMLNLRCLGIVFDLDETLIVANTMRSFEDRIEALQRKISADSDPQRISGMLAEVKRYQDDKSILKQYVENDQVVDNGKVIKIQSEVVPALSDNHQTVVRPLIRMQEKNIILTRINPQIRDTSVLVRLRPAWEDLRSYLTARGRKRFEVYVCTMAERDYALEMWRLLDPESNLINPRELLDRIVCVKSGLKKSLFDVFQDGTCHPKMALVIDDRLKVWDDKDQPRVHVVPAFAPYYAPQAEANNTVPVLCVARNVACNVRGGFFKEFDDGLLQRIPEVAYEDDVKDILSPPDVSNYLVSEEDVPGSNGNKDPLAFDGMADAEVERRLKVDPIAASSVIPSAVNNIDPRLIASLQNAVASSSSPISLPTSLSAVSPLPNVQFPQAASLLKQFGHATPSEQSMQSSPAREEGEVPESELDPDTRRRLLILQHGQDVRETPPAEPFPTRPPVQVSVPRIPSRGNWFSVEEEMSPRQFSRAGPKDYALDSEMHVEKHRPHPPPPFPKIESPALPERIFHENQRQPKEALGRDERMRFGQKSSPYHSISGIVADQSQGEDIPLSQTSSGGRDFDSESGRVNPCGETPAIVLQDIAMKCGAKVEFRASLVSSMDLQFSFEAWFEGEKIGEGIGRTRREAKRQAAEGSLRHLADMYMARTKSDSASRQGDVNRRSPPNENGFFGNLNSFVNHQLPREEPTSYSPAMETSRIVNSRMEGSKSASGSVSALRELCMMEGLSLDFQLQPHLSANPVQEDEVHVEVDGQIMGRGVGFTWEEAKMQAAERALTALRSTIGQFSQKRQGSPRPYQGVPTKRLKPEYPRALQRMPSSARYPRNTPPVP encoded by the exons ATGCTTAAATCTGTGGTGTACTACGGGGAGGAATTGCTGGGGGAAGTTGAGGTATATCTTCAACAACAGCAGCAACAGAGgcaagaaggaggaggagaagatggAGAAGATTACTATAACAACAACAACTACCACGACGACGGCAACTACAAGAACAACACCTACAACAACGGCAGAGGTAAAATGATTGAGGATGTGGTGAAGGAAAGAATCAAAATTGGGCACTTCTCTCAGCCCAGTGAGAGGTGCCCTCCACTGGCAGTGCTTCACACGATAACATCCACTGGGGTTTGCTTCAAAATGGAGTCCAAATCGATGGAGAACTCGCCGCTCTCTCTTTTGCACTCCTCCTGTATCAGAGACAACAAG aCTGCCATTATGCCTTTAGGAAAAGAGGAACTGCACTTGGTTGCAATGTTCTCACGCAATAATGACAGACAGTATCCATGCTTCTGGGGTTTTAGCGTCCAAGCAGGACTCTACAGCTCTTGTCTCGTCATGCTGAACCTCAGGTGCCTTGGAATTGTTTTTGATCTTGATGAAACACTGATAGTTGCAAATACAATGCGTTCTTTTGAGGACAGAATTGAGGCATTGCAGCGAAAAATAAGTGCCGATTCAGATCCACAGCGTATTTCTGGCATGCTCGCTGAGGTGAAAAGGTATCAAGATGATAAGAGTATCCTTAAGCAATATGTGGAAAATGATCAGGTTGTTGATAATGGGAAGGTGATTAAAATTCAATCTGAGGTTGTGCCAGCCTTGTCGGATAACCACCAGACAGTTGTTCGCCCACTCAtacgcatgcaagaaaaaaatattattctaaCCCGCATAAATCCACAG ATCCGGGATACAAGTGTTCTGGTGAGGTTGAGGCCTGCTTGGGAGGATTTACGGAGTTATTTGACTGCTAGAGGGCGCAAACGTTTTGAGGTTTATGTTTGCACAATGGCTGAAAGGGATTATGCTTTGGAAATGTGGAGGCTTCTTGATCCTGAATCTAATCTTATAAATCCAAGAGAATTGTTGGACCGCATTGTGTGTGTCAAGTCAG GCTTGAAGAAATCTTTGTTTGATGTATTTCAAGATGGGACATGTCACCCTAAGATGGCTCTAGTCATTGATGATCGCTTGAAGGTTTGGGATGATAAAGATCAACCACGGGTGCATGTAGTGCCTGCATTTGCTCCATACTACGCTCCACAGGCTGAG GCAAATAACACTGTCCCCGTGTTGTGTGTTGCAAGAAATGTTGCTTGTAATGTGAGGGGTGGCTTTTTCAA GGAATTTGATGACGGTCTTCTGCAAAGAATTCCTGAAGTTGCATATGAAGATGATGTCAAGGACATTCTTTCTCCTCCAGATGTGAGCAATTACCTAGTTTCAGAG GAGGATGTTCCTGGTTCAAATGGAAACAAAGATCCACTAGCTTTTGATGGTATGGCAGATGCAGAGGTTGAAAGAAGGCTGAAGGTG GATCCAATTGCAGCTTCTTCAGTCATCCCTTCAGCAGTTAACAACATAGATCCAAGGCTTATTGCATCTCTTCAAAATGCAGTTGCATCTTCTTCAAGCCCAATTTCTCTTCCCACGTCTCTATCAGCTGTTTCACCACTCCCTAATGTACAGTTTCCACAAGCAGCATCATTACTTAAGCAATTTGGTCATGCTACCCCTTCAGAGCAGAGCATGCAGAGTTCTCCTGCTAGAGAAGAGGGTGAAGTACCAGAGTCAGAGTTAGACCCCGATACAAGAAGGCGCCTACTCATATTACAACATGGGCAAGATGTAAGAGAAACGCCACCAGCTGAACCTTTTCCTACAAGACCTCCGGTTCAAGTTTCGGTTCCAAGGATTCCGTCAAGGGGAAACTGGTTTTCTGTGGAGGAAGAGATGAGTCCAAGGCAATTCAGTAGAGCAGGACCAAAAGATTATGCTTTAGATTCAGAAATGCATGTTGAGAAGCACCGGCCTCATCCTCCACCCCCTTTTCCCAAGATTGAGAGCCCTGCTCTACCTGAAAGAATTTTTCATGAGAACCAAAGACAGCCTAAAGAG GCACTTGGTAGAGATGAACGGATGAGGTTCGGACAAAAATCTTCTCCTTATCATTCTATATCAG GTATCGTTGCTGATCAATCTCAAGGTGAGGATATTCCACTTAGTCAGACATCTTCAGGCGGCAGAGATTTTGACTCTGAATCTGGGCGAGTCAATCCATGTGGAGAAACTCCTGCTATTGTTTTGCAGGATATTGCAATGAAGTGTGGAGCCAAG GTCGAGTTTAGGGCAAGTTTGGTTTCAAGCATGGATCTGCAGTTCTCCTTTGAG GCTTGGTTTGAAGGAGAAAAAATTGGTGAAGGCATTGGTAGGACTAGAAGGGAAGCTAAGCGTCAAGCCGCAGAGGGTTCTCTTAGGCATTTGGCTG ACATGTACATGGCCCGTACGAAATCTGATTCTGCAAGCAGACAAGGAGATGTGAATAGGAGATCTCCTCCCAATGAAAATGGATTCTTTGgaaatttaaattcttttgTGAATCATCAGTTGCCCAGGGAAGAGCCTACGTCATATTCACCCGCAATGGAGACATCAAGAATTGTAAATTCCAGGATGGAAGGTTCTAAGAGTGCAAGCGGATCTGTTTCTGCTCTTAGAGAATTG TGCATGATGGAAGGTCTCAGTTTGGATTTTCAACTTCAGCCCCATCTTTCAGCCAATCCTGTGCAGGAGGACGAAGTTCAT